The proteins below are encoded in one region of Meriones unguiculatus strain TT.TT164.6M chromosome 18, Bangor_MerUng_6.1, whole genome shotgun sequence:
- the Vps16 gene encoding vacuolar protein sorting-associated protein 16 homolog isoform X2, with translation MDCYTANWNPLGDSAFYRKYELYSMDWDLKEELKDCLVAAAPYGGPIALLRNCWRKEKAASVRPILEIYSASGMPLASLLWKSGPVVALGWSAEEELLCVQEDGAVLVYGLRGDFRRHFSMGNEVLQNRVLDARIFHTEFGSGLAILTGAYRFTLSANVGDLKLRRMPEVPGLQNAPSCWTTLCHDRVTHILLAVGPDLYLLDHATCSTVTPAGLAPGVSSFLQMAVSFTYRYLALFTDTGYIWMGTASLKEKLCEFNCNIRAPPKQMVWCSRPRSKERAVVVAWEKRLMVVGNAPESIQFVLDEDSYLVPELDGVRIFSRSTHEFLHEVPAASEEIFKIASMAPGALLLEAQKEYEKESQKADEYLREIQELGQLIQAVEQCIEAAGHEHQPDMQKSLLRAASFGKCFLDRFPPDSFVHMCQDLRVLNAIRDYHIGIPLTYSQYKQLTIQVLLDRLVLRRLYPLAIQICEYLRLPEVQGVSRILAHWACYKVQQKDVSDEDVARAINQKLGDTPGVSYSDIAARAYGCGRTELAIKLLEYEPRSGEQVPLLLKMKRSKLALSKAIESGDTDLVFTVLLHLKNELNRGDFFMTLRNQPMALSLYRQFCKHQELDTLKDLYNQDDNHQELGSFHIRASYAPKERIEGRVAALQTAVDAFYKAKNEFAAKATEDQMRLLRLQRRLEDELGGEFLDQSLHDTVTTLILGGHNKRAEQLARDFRIPDKRLWWLKLAALANLEDWEELEKFSKSKKSPIGYLPFVEICMKQHNKYEAKKYASRVSPEQKVKALLLVGSCGIQSTPTGDCYLPKHPRVTSGRQAKN, from the exons GAAGTATGAGCTGTACAGCATGGACTGGGACCTGAAGGAGGAACTCAAGGATTGCTTGGTGGCTGCTGCACCCTATGGGGGTCCCATTG CTCTACTGAGGAATtgttggagaaaagagaaagctgcCAGTGTGCGGCCAATATTGGAGATCTACTCTGCTTCTGGAATGCCACTGGCCAGCCTGCTG TGGAAGAGTGGACCTGTGGTGGCTCTCGGCTGGTCAGCTGAGGAGGAACTGCTCTGTGTGCAGGAAGATGGTGCAGTGCTAGTTTATGGACTTCGTGGAGACTTCCGCAGGCACTTCAGCATGGGCAAT GAGGTACTTCAGAACCGTGTCCTGGATGCCCGGATCTTCCACACTGAGTTTGGTTCTGGGCTGGCCATCCTTACAGGTGCCTATCGCTTTACCCTGAGTGCCAATGTGGGTGACCTCAAACTTCGTCGGATGCCAGAGGTGCCAG GTCTGCAAAATGCACCCTCATGTTGGACTACACTGTGCCacgaccgagtgacacacattctTCTGGCTGTAGGGCCCGATCTTTACCTTCTAGATCATGCCACCTGCTCCACTGTG ACACCTGCTGGCCTAGCCCCAGGAGTGAGCAGCTTCCTACAGATGGCTGTATCCTTCACCTATCGTTACCTGGCACTCTTCACAGACACAGGCTACATCTGGATGGGGACAGCATCTCTCAAG GAGAAGCTGTGTGAATTCAACTGCAACATCCGGGCACCCCCGAAGCAGATGGTCTG GTGTAGCCGTCCTCGAAGCAAGGAAAGGGCTGTGGTGGTAGCCTGGGAGAAGCGGCTGATGGTGGTTGGCAATGCACCTGAAAGCATTCA GTTTGTGCTAGATGAGGACTCCTACTTAGTGCCTGAGCTTGATGGGGTCCGCATCTTCTCCCGCAGCACCCATGAATTCCTGCATGAAGTCCCAG CGGCCAGTGAAGAGATCTTCAAAATTGCCTCAATGGCCCCTGGAGCACTGCTGTTGGAAGCCCAAAAGGAATATGAG AAAGAGAGCCAGAAAGCAGATGAATACCTACGGGAGATCCAGGAACTGGGGCAGCTGATCCAGGCTGTGGAGCAGTGCATTGAGGCTGCAGGACATGAGCACCAGCCAGACATGCAAAAGAGTCTGCTCAGG GCGGCTTCGTTTGGAAAGTGTTTCCTTGATAGATTTCCACCTGACAGCTTCGTGCACATGTGTCAGGACCTTCGAGTGCTCAATGCTATTAGGGACTACCACATCGGGATCCCTCTGACCTACAGCCA ATACAAGCAGCTCACCATCCAGGTGCTGCTGGACAG GCTTGTATTGCGGAGGCTTTACCCCCTGGCTATCCAGATATGCGAGTACCTGCGTCTTCCTGAAGTACAGGGTGTCAGCAGGATCCTAGCCCACTGGGCCTGCTACAAG GTGCAGCAGAAAGATGTCTCAGATGAGGACGTAGCACGGGCTATTAATCAGAAGCTGGGTGACACGCCTGGTGTTTCatattcagacattgctgccCGGGCCTATGGCTGTGGCCGCACTGAACTGGCCATAAAG CTGCTGGAGTATGAGCCACGGTCAGGGGAGCAGGTACCTCTTCTCCTAAAGATGAAAAGGAGCAAATTAGCACTGAGCAAGGCCATTGAGAGTGGGGACACTGACCTGG TGTTTACAGTGTTGCTGCACCTAAAGAATGAACTAAATCGAGGAGACTTTTTCATGACTCTCCGGAACCAACCTATGGCCCTGAGTTTGTATCGACAG TTCTGTAAGCATCAGGAGCTAGACACTCTGAAGGACCTTTACAATCAGGACGAcaatcaccaggaattgggcagCTTCCACATCAGAGCCAGCTATGCTCCTAAAGAG CGTATTGAGGGCCGAGTAGCAGCTCTGCAGACGGCCGTTGATGCCTTCTACAAGGCCAAGAATGAATTTGCAGCCAAG gccacagaggatcaGATGAGGCTCCTGCGGCTCCAGCGGCGTCTAGAAGACGAGCTGGGGGGCGAGTTCCTAGACCAATCTCTGCATGATACCGTCACCACTCTCATCCTCGGGGGCCACAACAAGCGCGCAGAGCAGCTGGCACGTGACTTTCGCATCCCTGACAAGAG GCTCTGGTGGCTAAAGCTGGCTGCCTTGGCAAATTTAGAAGattgggaggagctggagaagtTTTCCAAGAGCAAGAAATCACCAATTGGCTACCTG CCCTTTGTAGAGATCTGCATGAAACAACATAACAAATATGAGGCCAAGAAGTATGCTTCTCGCGTGAGCCCTGAGCAAAAAGTCAAGGCCTTGCTTCTTGTTGG
- the Vps16 gene encoding vacuolar protein sorting-associated protein 16 homolog isoform X1: MDCYTANWNPLGDSAFYRKYELYSMDWDLKEELKDCLVAAAPYGGPIALLRNCWRKEKAASVRPILEIYSASGMPLASLLWKSGPVVALGWSAEEELLCVQEDGAVLVYGLRGDFRRHFSMGNEVLQNRVLDARIFHTEFGSGLAILTGAYRFTLSANVGDLKLRRMPEVPGLQNAPSCWTTLCHDRVTHILLAVGPDLYLLDHATCSTVTPAGLAPGVSSFLQMAVSFTYRYLALFTDTGYIWMGTASLKEKLCEFNCNIRAPPKQMVWCSRPRSKERAVVVAWEKRLMVVGNAPESIQFVLDEDSYLVPELDGVRIFSRSTHEFLHEVPAASEEIFKIASMAPGALLLEAQKEYEKESQKADEYLREIQELGQLIQAVEQCIEAAGHEHQPDMQKSLLRAASFGKCFLDRFPPDSFVHMCQDLRVLNAIRDYHIGIPLTYSQYKQLTIQVLLDRLVLRRLYPLAIQICEYLRLPEVQGVSRILAHWACYKVQQKDVSDEDVARAINQKLGDTPGVSYSDIAARAYGCGRTELAIKLLEYEPRSGEQVPLLLKMKRSKLALSKAIESGDTDLVFTVLLHLKNELNRGDFFMTLRNQPMALSLYRQFCKHQELDTLKDLYNQDDNHQELGSFHIRASYAPKERIEGRVAALQTAVDAFYKAKNEFAAKATEDQMRLLRLQRRLEDELGGEFLDQSLHDTVTTLILGGHNKRAEQLARDFRIPDKRLWWLKLAALANLEDWEELEKFSKSKKSPIGYLPFVEICMKQHNKYEAKKYASRVSPEQKVKALLLVGDVAQAADVAIEHRNETELSLVLSHCTGATDGATADKIQRARAQVQKK, translated from the exons GAAGTATGAGCTGTACAGCATGGACTGGGACCTGAAGGAGGAACTCAAGGATTGCTTGGTGGCTGCTGCACCCTATGGGGGTCCCATTG CTCTACTGAGGAATtgttggagaaaagagaaagctgcCAGTGTGCGGCCAATATTGGAGATCTACTCTGCTTCTGGAATGCCACTGGCCAGCCTGCTG TGGAAGAGTGGACCTGTGGTGGCTCTCGGCTGGTCAGCTGAGGAGGAACTGCTCTGTGTGCAGGAAGATGGTGCAGTGCTAGTTTATGGACTTCGTGGAGACTTCCGCAGGCACTTCAGCATGGGCAAT GAGGTACTTCAGAACCGTGTCCTGGATGCCCGGATCTTCCACACTGAGTTTGGTTCTGGGCTGGCCATCCTTACAGGTGCCTATCGCTTTACCCTGAGTGCCAATGTGGGTGACCTCAAACTTCGTCGGATGCCAGAGGTGCCAG GTCTGCAAAATGCACCCTCATGTTGGACTACACTGTGCCacgaccgagtgacacacattctTCTGGCTGTAGGGCCCGATCTTTACCTTCTAGATCATGCCACCTGCTCCACTGTG ACACCTGCTGGCCTAGCCCCAGGAGTGAGCAGCTTCCTACAGATGGCTGTATCCTTCACCTATCGTTACCTGGCACTCTTCACAGACACAGGCTACATCTGGATGGGGACAGCATCTCTCAAG GAGAAGCTGTGTGAATTCAACTGCAACATCCGGGCACCCCCGAAGCAGATGGTCTG GTGTAGCCGTCCTCGAAGCAAGGAAAGGGCTGTGGTGGTAGCCTGGGAGAAGCGGCTGATGGTGGTTGGCAATGCACCTGAAAGCATTCA GTTTGTGCTAGATGAGGACTCCTACTTAGTGCCTGAGCTTGATGGGGTCCGCATCTTCTCCCGCAGCACCCATGAATTCCTGCATGAAGTCCCAG CGGCCAGTGAAGAGATCTTCAAAATTGCCTCAATGGCCCCTGGAGCACTGCTGTTGGAAGCCCAAAAGGAATATGAG AAAGAGAGCCAGAAAGCAGATGAATACCTACGGGAGATCCAGGAACTGGGGCAGCTGATCCAGGCTGTGGAGCAGTGCATTGAGGCTGCAGGACATGAGCACCAGCCAGACATGCAAAAGAGTCTGCTCAGG GCGGCTTCGTTTGGAAAGTGTTTCCTTGATAGATTTCCACCTGACAGCTTCGTGCACATGTGTCAGGACCTTCGAGTGCTCAATGCTATTAGGGACTACCACATCGGGATCCCTCTGACCTACAGCCA ATACAAGCAGCTCACCATCCAGGTGCTGCTGGACAG GCTTGTATTGCGGAGGCTTTACCCCCTGGCTATCCAGATATGCGAGTACCTGCGTCTTCCTGAAGTACAGGGTGTCAGCAGGATCCTAGCCCACTGGGCCTGCTACAAG GTGCAGCAGAAAGATGTCTCAGATGAGGACGTAGCACGGGCTATTAATCAGAAGCTGGGTGACACGCCTGGTGTTTCatattcagacattgctgccCGGGCCTATGGCTGTGGCCGCACTGAACTGGCCATAAAG CTGCTGGAGTATGAGCCACGGTCAGGGGAGCAGGTACCTCTTCTCCTAAAGATGAAAAGGAGCAAATTAGCACTGAGCAAGGCCATTGAGAGTGGGGACACTGACCTGG TGTTTACAGTGTTGCTGCACCTAAAGAATGAACTAAATCGAGGAGACTTTTTCATGACTCTCCGGAACCAACCTATGGCCCTGAGTTTGTATCGACAG TTCTGTAAGCATCAGGAGCTAGACACTCTGAAGGACCTTTACAATCAGGACGAcaatcaccaggaattgggcagCTTCCACATCAGAGCCAGCTATGCTCCTAAAGAG CGTATTGAGGGCCGAGTAGCAGCTCTGCAGACGGCCGTTGATGCCTTCTACAAGGCCAAGAATGAATTTGCAGCCAAG gccacagaggatcaGATGAGGCTCCTGCGGCTCCAGCGGCGTCTAGAAGACGAGCTGGGGGGCGAGTTCCTAGACCAATCTCTGCATGATACCGTCACCACTCTCATCCTCGGGGGCCACAACAAGCGCGCAGAGCAGCTGGCACGTGACTTTCGCATCCCTGACAAGAG GCTCTGGTGGCTAAAGCTGGCTGCCTTGGCAAATTTAGAAGattgggaggagctggagaagtTTTCCAAGAGCAAGAAATCACCAATTGGCTACCTG CCCTTTGTAGAGATCTGCATGAAACAACATAACAAATATGAGGCCAAGAAGTATGCTTCTCGCGTGAGCCCTGAGCAAAAAGTCAAGGCCTTGCTTCTTGTTGG GGATGTGGCTCAGGCTGCAGATGTGGCTATTGAGCACCGGAACGAAACTGAGCTGAGCCTTGTTTTGTCCCACTgcactggagctacagatggggcCACAGCTGACAAGATTCAGAGGGCCAGAGCACAAGTCCAGAAGAAGTGA